The Desulfuromonas sp. genomic interval GACGGCGCTCGCCCTCCCCCCCCCTCAGGTAGGCCTCGAGGTGCTTCTCCAGGCCGCTCTTGCCCACGTAATTGCCCGCACGGTAGCCGGAGAAGGCCTCGGCCTGCAATTCCCGCTCGGTAATCTCCCCGAGATAGCCGAACAGGTGGGCGCCCAGCTCACCGTAGGGATAAGCCCGCAGGGGACGAACCTCGGTCAGCACCCCGGGCAGGTCGACCGAGTTCTCCTGAATCTGCTCCAGGGCATCCCGGCCGATATCGTCGGCCAGGGGCAGGGGACGGTACGGCGGGAAACGGCTGCCCTCCTGCCAACGTTTCAACAGGTCCTCCCGGCTGACGGGAAGGATGGCGGAGAGGCGATCCAGCAGCAGGTCCCGGTCTTCCACGTCCTGGCGCAGGACCGAGGCTCTGAAGGAGGGTCGGATATCAACGAGAAGTTCCCCGTTGCGATCGAAAACCGGCCCGCGTGGCGCGGCGATGGGGACATAGCGGATGCGGTTCTTCTCGGACAGGGAGAGGTAACGCTCGCCGTTGATCACCTGCAGAGTCCACAAGCGCAGAGCCAACAGAAGAAAGACGGCCACGGCAGCCAGGGACAGAAAGAGAAAACGAGTTTTGAGGGCGGGGGCCTCGGACCAGGGATTAAGACTCATAACGGCGATCCAGATGGCGCAGTCCCGGGATTCCGGCCCGGGGCGCGAGGCGTCTCTGAAGCGGAACGAGCCCCTTGAGGAGCACCAGGGCGGCGAACAGGTTGATCAGGGCTTGAGCTCCAAGTCCACCGAGGATAAAGGACCACAGAGTGCCGGCATCGGCCATGAATCCCACGGAGAAGGCGAGCAGTCCCCCCTCAACGAAGGTGCCGAAGAAAGTGAGCATCAGCAGCAGAAGAGAGCTTTCGGTGTTGAGGCGCCCGCTCGCCCCGCGCACCGCGAAGAAGGTGACCAGCAGGGCGAAGCCATGAAGTCCGAAAAGGCCGCCGGCCATGGCATCGGTCAGGAAGCCGAGTCCGTAGGCGATGATCCCGCCACGCAGGGAATCCTCGTTAAGACCGAGGTAGATGACCAGGATCAGCAGCAGGTCGGGCTTGAGTGCCCAGGGAAGAAGCGCAGGAAGCAACGCCGTCTGCACCAGGAGAAAGGCGAACCCCGCGGCGAAATAGGCGAGAGCCCGTTTCACGGCTCCTCCCCGAGCAGGACCAGCACCTCTTCCAGGCGCGCGAAATCGGTGGCGGGTGCCATCTCGACGCTCTGGAACAGCCCGTAGTCCCCGCGGTAGACCTTGACAACCTCCCCGATGACAAGCCCCTTGGGAAAGACCCCTCCCATTCCGGAGGTGACGATCCGGTCGCCGGCCTTGATGTCCTCCAGGCGCAGTGCGAACTCCAGGGTCAGAGTCTGGCCCCGCCCCCGGCAGACCCCTCGGGTCCGGTTGCGCTGCACCAGGGAGGCGACGGCGGACGAGGCATCTGTGATCAGGAGAACCCTCGCCTGGTGGGCACCGCAGCGGATGATGCGTCCCACGACTCCCTCGGCCACCACCACCGGCATCCCCTCCCGGACGCCGTCCTCGAGCCCCTTGTCGATGACCACGGTACGAAACCAGTTGGAAGCGTCCTCGGCCACGACCTGGGCCGGCAGAGCCGGCAGCGCCACCCGGTCCCTGAAATCAAGGAGGAGGCGCAGCCTCTCGTTGGCAAGACGCACCTCCTGAAGGCCTGCCAACTCGGCCTTGAGGGTGCGATTCTCCTCGTGCATCCGGGCGTTGTCATCCTCGGTGCGAACAAGGTACAGGTAACGCTCCCATTTGTCGGCCAGAAGTTCCCAGGGTGCGGAGAGAGCCCCCTGCAGTGGGGCGGCCAGGCGCAGGACGGCCCGTTCGAAAAGGGTGGTATGCTCGCGTTTTTTCAAATGCCCCGAATAGAGCAGGAGGGCGGCCAGCAGGAGAGCGGTCGCAACGAGGGATCTTCGGTATTTTCTGAGCAGTTCAAACATTCGGACACAATGACGAATAATTAAAAAGGAGGGCCGGGGGCCCTCCTTGCCGGCACTGTCCAGCGCCCTCGGCTCCGCCGACCCTGTCGGGAAACGCTCAGGAACTCACCGTGACCCTCTTGAGCAGGTCGAGTTCATCGAGCACCTTGCCCGAACCGAGAACAACGCAGGAGAGGGGATCTTCGGCAATGACGACGGGCAGGCCCGTCTCCTCGCGCAGAAGCACGTCGAGGTTCCTCAGGTTGGCCCCGCCGCCGGCCAGGACAATTCCCTTGTCGACGATATCGGCGGCCAATTCCGGCGGGGTGCGCTCCAGGGCGATGCGAACCGCCTCCACCACGGCGTTGACCGTCTCGGTCAGGGCGTCGCGAACCTCGTTGGAGTCGATCTCCATGGTCTTGGGGATACCGCTGACAAGGTCGCGCCCCTTGACCTCCATGGTGCGGGTCTCGTCATCGGGAAAGGCGCTGCCGATCTCGATCTTGATCTGTTCGGCGGTGCGCTCCCCGATGAGAAGGTTGTACTTGCGCTTCATATACTGCACCAGGGCCTCGTCCAGCTTGTCCCCGCCGACCCGGACGCTCTTGGAGTAGACGATTCCTGCCAGGGAGATGACCGCCACCTCGGTGGTCCCGCCGCCGATATCGACGATCATGTTCCCCGATGCCTCGGTGATGGGCAGTCCGGCGCCGATGGCCGCTGCCATCGGCTCCTCGATGAGGTAGACCTCGCGGGCCCCGGCCGACTCGGCCGACTCCTTCACCGCGCGCTTCTCCACCTTGGTGATCCCGGAGGGGACGCAGATCACGATGCGGGGCCGGACCAGGGTCTTGCGGTTGTGAACCTTCTGGATGAAGTAGCGCAGCATCTCCTCGGTGATGTCGAAATCAGCGATCACCCCGTCCTTCATGGGGCGGATGGCGACGATGCTTCCCGGGGTGCGGCCGAGCATTTTCTTGGCTTCCATGCCGACGGCCAGGACCTTCTTCTGGCCCAGGCTGTCCTTCTGGACGGCAACGACCGAAGGCTCGCTGACGACGATCCCCTTGCTCTTGAGATAAACGAGTGTGTTGGCAGTACCAAGATCGATGGCCAGATCGTTGGAAAATAACCCCCACACGGCATTGAAGAGGTTGAACATTTCGGGTCTCTCCTTTCCAATCACAGCGGGAAGCGGCTCTCCCCATAAAAGGCCGTTTACACTACCAAAACCCCCCGGGCATTTGCAAGGGATAAAAGGAAAAAGTTATTGCATTTCGACTCCTGATCAACTAACATGCGCCCTCTGTTTCTGAATCCCGTAAAAACCACCAAAGGAGACGGTCCCCAATGCTGGATCTGATTCGCAAAAAACAAAAATCTGTTATTGTCAAAATCGTATTCTGGGCCATTATCGCCACCTTCGTCGGCACCATCTTCCTGGTCTGGGGCAAAGGCTCCGACGGCGGACCGGAAGCCAGCAGCGCGGCGATTACCATCAACGGCAGTGAAATCAGCTTCGAAGACTATCAGGTGTCCTACAGCAACCTGTACCGCCTCTACCAGAATATCTACCGGGAGCAGTTCACCCCCGCCCTCGAGAAGAAACTGAACCTGAGGCAGCAGGCCATCGACACCCTCATCGACCAGACGCTCCTGATGGAGGAGGCGAAACGCCAGAAGATCAAGGTCTCCAAGCAGGAGCTGGTCGATTCCATCGCCCAGGTCCCCGCCTTTCAGGAAAACGGCGTGTTCAACAAGGAGCGCTACCTCCAGGTTCTCAGCTACCAGCGCATGACCCCCGACGGCTTCGAACAGATGCAGAAACGCCAGCTTCTCATCGGGAAGGTCCAGGAGCAGCTCAAGGCGGAGGTGACCGCCACCGCCGATGAAATCACCCAGGAATACCGCGAACAGAACGAGATGATCAATCTGGAGTTCGTGCGCCTCGCCCCCGCACTCTTTGAAAAGAAGGTAAAGGTGGACGAAGAGCAACTCCAGGCCTTCTTCTCAGAGAACCGCGAGGACTTCCGGTTGCCCGAGACGGTCGCCCTGCGCTACCTGCAGTTCGACCCCGCCCGCTACGAAAAAGACGTTACCCTGTCCGAAAAGGAACTGAACAAGCATTACCGGCGCCACCTCGACCGCTACGAGATCCCCGAACAGGTAAAGGCCTCCCACGTCCTTATCAAGGTGGCCAAGGACGCCGACCAGGACTCCCGCGCCAAGAAGCGCGCCCTGGCCGAAAAGGTTCTGGAAGAGGCCCGCTCCGGCAAGGATTTCGCCGAACTGGCCGACACCTACTCCGACGATGCCGGCAGCGCCGCCAAGGGCGGCGAGTTGGGCTTCTTCACCCGCGGCACCATGGTCGCCCCCTTTGAGCAGGCAGCCTTCGCCCTCAAGCCCGGCGATATCAGCGGGATCGTTGAATCGTCCTTCGGCTTCCACATCATCAAAAGCCAGGGTTACATCGAGGCCGGCATCAAGCCCCTGGCCGACGTGCTGGAGGAAGTCCAGAGCAGCCTGCGGGTCGAGAAGGCCGGGCGCCTGGCCCAGGAAAAGGCCATGGACGCCTACAACGTGAACCGCAAAACGGGCGATCTCGAAGCCGCCGCCAAGGCCAACGACCTCGGCATCAAAGAGACCGGCTTCTTTGGCCGCGGCGAGCCGATCGACGGCATCAGCGACCCCGCCAAGGTCGCCGCCTCTGCCTTCGCCCTCCAGGCCGGCGAACTGGCCCGCCCGGTCATCCTCCCCGAGGGCATCGTCCTGCTCTCCGTCAAGGAGCGACGCGACAGCAGGCTGCCCGAGCTCGACGAGGTCCGCGACGCCGTGGAACAGACGTTCCAGCGCGGCAAGCGCGAGGAGCAGGCCCGCCAGGCGGCCGACGAGATCCTCGCCGCCCTGAAGGAGGGCAAAAAGCTCAAGGCGCAGGCCAAAGAGCACGGAGTCGAAATCGAGGAGACCGGCCTCTTCGCCCGCACCTACGGCGACTTCATCCCCCGGCTCGGCAATGTCGAGACTCTCGCCCAAACCGCCTTCGACCTGACCATGGAGTCGCCGGCCGCCGACGAGGTCTACGAAATCGAAGGCAAGTACGTGGTCGCCGCCCTCAAGGAGCGACAGGAAGCCGACATGGAGAAGCTCGACCTGGCCAAGCACGAGCAGGTCCGGGCCACCCTGGTTACCCGCAAGCAGGAAGAAGCCCTCAAGGAGCGCCTCCAGCAGCTGCGCGACGACGCCGAAATCATCATCGCCCCGACCATCGTCGCGGCGATCGAAAAGGACTAGCACAAGACCATGACACCACTCGTATTGCAGACGGACTGCCCCGACCTTCAGCTCGCCAACCGGGGCAAAGTGCGCGACATCTACGACCTCGGAGAGCACCTGCTGATCGTGACCAGCGACCGCATCAGCGCCTTCGACGTCATCATGGACGAGGCGATCCCCAACAAGGGATACGTCCTGACCCAGATCTCCAAGTTCTGGTTCGACCAGATGGGGGACATCGTCCCCAACCACATCGTGGCCACTGAGGTCGACGACTTCCCCGCCGCCACCCACAAATACCGGGACCAGCTGCAGGGTCGCAGCATGCTGGTGAAAAAGGCCAAGCCCCTGCCCATCGAGTGCATCGTCCGGGGGTATATCTCCGGATCGGGCTGGAAAGAGTATCAGAAACTCGGCAGCATCTGCGGCATCGACCTGCCGGCGGGGCTGACCGAGAGCCAGATTCTGCCCGAGCCGATCTTCACCCCCTCCACCAAGGCCGAGATCGGCGAGCACGACGAGAACATCTCCTTCGACCAGGCGGTCGATCTGTGCGAGCCCGGACTGGCCGAGAAGGCCCGGGACGTCACCGTCGCCATCTACCAGAGGGCCCGCAAGCTGGCCGACGCCAAGGGAATCATCATCGCCGACACCAAGTTCGAGTTCGGCCTCTACGAAGGCGAGCTGATCTGGATCGACGAGGCCCTGACCCCCGACTCCTCCCGCTTCTGGCCCAAGGACCTGTACCGGGCCGGCGGACCCCAGCCGAGCTTCGACAAGCAGTTCCTGCGCGACTACCTCGAAACCCTCGACTGGGGCAAGGTGGCGCCGCCTCCGCCCCTGCCCGAAGAGATCGTCCGCAAGACGGGCGAGAAATACGTCGAGGCCATGACCCAGCTGACGGGTCTGACCCTCTAGAAAGCCTTTGGCCGGAGCCCCCCGCTCCGGCCTTTTCTTTTCCCGGTGCCGGCGTGTCAGCCGCCCCCCCCGACTAGCGCCCCATCCAGTCCCCCCCCTTTCCAGCCCCCCTCGGCAGGAACGATTGATTCCACCTGCGCCGCCGTGCTATAAGAGCATTCTCATCCCACGGGGAGATCGCCATGCTCGAGCGCACCTTTCAGCTCCGCCGCCACGGCGCCACCGTCCGCACCGAGGCCGTCGCCGGGGCCACCACCTTCCTCACCGCCGCCTACATCATCTTCGTCCACCCCTCCATCCTCGCCGGGGCCGGCATGGACAAAGGGGCCCTGACCACGGTGACCTGCCTGGTGGCCGCCCTGGCCACGCTGCTGGTCGCCCTGTGGGCCAACGCCCCCCTGATGATGGCCCCGGGCATGGGGCTCAACGCCTTCTTCACCTACACTCTGGTCCTCGGCCAGGGCATCGCCTGGCAGACCGCCCTCGGGGTCGTCTTCCTCTCTGGGATCGTTTTCCTCGTCCTCTCCTGGCTGGGAGTCCGTGAGCGCCTCGTGCGGGCCATCCCTTCCTCCCTGCGCCTGGCCGCCTCGGTCGGCATCGGCCTGTTCATCGCCTTTATCGGCCTGCAGAACCTGGGGATTGTCGTCCGAAGCGAAGCGGTCCTGGTCCAGCTCGGTGCCTTTACCACAGAAGCCATGCTCGGCCTGCTCGGCCTGCTCCTGGCGATCCTTCTCGAGGCCCGCCGGGTGCGCGGCGCGATCCTCCTGGCCATTCTCGCCACCGCTGCCGCCGGAATGGCCGCAGGCGTCTCCCCCCTCCCCGCCGGCCTGGTCGCACTGCCCCCCTCGCCCGCCCCGATCGCCCTGCAGCTCGACATCGCCGGGGCGATGCAGATCGCCCTGTGGTCGAGCATCTTCTCCTTCATGTTCGTCGATCTCTTCGACAGCCTCGGCACCCTGCTCGCCGTCTGCCGCGAGGCGGGAATGGCCGACGACCGGGGAGAGATTCCTGCGCTGCCCCGCATGCTCGCCGCCGACGCCTTCGCCACGGTCGGCGGGGCCCTGCTCGGCACCAGCACAACGACCGCCTTTATCGAGTCGGCCAGCGGCGTCTCCGCCGGCGGACGCACCGGACTCACCGGGGTGTTCACCGCCCTGTTCTTCCTGCTGGCGGCCTTCTTCACCCCGCTGATCGCCGCGGTTCCTCCCTACGCCACCGCCCCGGCCCTGATCGTGGTCGGCATCTTCATGATGCGCGGAATCGGCCAGATCGACTTCTACAATTTCGAGGAAGGGGCCCCCGCCTTTCTCACCCTCCTCCTCATGCCCCTGACCTACTCCAT includes:
- the mreD gene encoding rod shape-determining protein MreD, with product MKRALAYFAAGFAFLLVQTALLPALLPWALKPDLLLILVIYLGLNEDSLRGGIIAYGLGFLTDAMAGGLFGLHGFALLVTFFAVRGASGRLNTESSLLLLMLTFFGTFVEGGLLAFSVGFMADAGTLWSFILGGLGAQALINLFAALVLLKGLVPLQRRLAPRAGIPGLRHLDRRYES
- the mreC gene encoding rod shape-determining protein MreC, with protein sequence MFELLRKYRRSLVATALLLAALLLYSGHLKKREHTTLFERAVLRLAAPLQGALSAPWELLADKWERYLYLVRTEDDNARMHEENRTLKAELAGLQEVRLANERLRLLLDFRDRVALPALPAQVVAEDASNWFRTVVIDKGLEDGVREGMPVVVAEGVVGRIIRCGAHQARVLLITDASSAVASLVQRNRTRGVCRGRGQTLTLEFALRLEDIKAGDRIVTSGMGGVFPKGLVIGEVVKVYRGDYGLFQSVEMAPATDFARLEEVLVLLGEEP
- a CDS encoding rod shape-determining protein is translated as MFNLFNAVWGLFSNDLAIDLGTANTLVYLKSKGIVVSEPSVVAVQKDSLGQKKVLAVGMEAKKMLGRTPGSIVAIRPMKDGVIADFDITEEMLRYFIQKVHNRKTLVRPRIVICVPSGITKVEKRAVKESAESAGAREVYLIEEPMAAAIGAGLPITEASGNMIVDIGGGTTEVAVISLAGIVYSKSVRVGGDKLDEALVQYMKRKYNLLIGERTAEQIKIEIGSAFPDDETRTMEVKGRDLVSGIPKTMEIDSNEVRDALTETVNAVVEAVRIALERTPPELAADIVDKGIVLAGGGANLRNLDVLLREETGLPVVIAEDPLSCVVLGSGKVLDELDLLKRVTVSS
- a CDS encoding SurA N-terminal domain-containing protein, encoding MLDLIRKKQKSVIVKIVFWAIIATFVGTIFLVWGKGSDGGPEASSAAITINGSEISFEDYQVSYSNLYRLYQNIYREQFTPALEKKLNLRQQAIDTLIDQTLLMEEAKRQKIKVSKQELVDSIAQVPAFQENGVFNKERYLQVLSYQRMTPDGFEQMQKRQLLIGKVQEQLKAEVTATADEITQEYREQNEMINLEFVRLAPALFEKKVKVDEEQLQAFFSENREDFRLPETVALRYLQFDPARYEKDVTLSEKELNKHYRRHLDRYEIPEQVKASHVLIKVAKDADQDSRAKKRALAEKVLEEARSGKDFAELADTYSDDAGSAAKGGELGFFTRGTMVAPFEQAAFALKPGDISGIVESSFGFHIIKSQGYIEAGIKPLADVLEEVQSSLRVEKAGRLAQEKAMDAYNVNRKTGDLEAAAKANDLGIKETGFFGRGEPIDGISDPAKVAASAFALQAGELARPVILPEGIVLLSVKERRDSRLPELDEVRDAVEQTFQRGKREEQARQAADEILAALKEGKKLKAQAKEHGVEIEETGLFARTYGDFIPRLGNVETLAQTAFDLTMESPAADEVYEIEGKYVVAALKERQEADMEKLDLAKHEQVRATLVTRKQEEALKERLQQLRDDAEIIIAPTIVAAIEKD
- a CDS encoding phosphoribosylaminoimidazolesuccinocarboxamide synthase; amino-acid sequence: MTPLVLQTDCPDLQLANRGKVRDIYDLGEHLLIVTSDRISAFDVIMDEAIPNKGYVLTQISKFWFDQMGDIVPNHIVATEVDDFPAATHKYRDQLQGRSMLVKKAKPLPIECIVRGYISGSGWKEYQKLGSICGIDLPAGLTESQILPEPIFTPSTKAEIGEHDENISFDQAVDLCEPGLAEKARDVTVAIYQRARKLADAKGIIIADTKFEFGLYEGELIWIDEALTPDSSRFWPKDLYRAGGPQPSFDKQFLRDYLETLDWGKVAPPPPLPEEIVRKTGEKYVEAMTQLTGLTL
- a CDS encoding NCS2 family permease — its product is MAMLERTFQLRRHGATVRTEAVAGATTFLTAAYIIFVHPSILAGAGMDKGALTTVTCLVAALATLLVALWANAPLMMAPGMGLNAFFTYTLVLGQGIAWQTALGVVFLSGIVFLVLSWLGVRERLVRAIPSSLRLAASVGIGLFIAFIGLQNLGIVVRSEAVLVQLGAFTTEAMLGLLGLLLAILLEARRVRGAILLAILATAAAGMAAGVSPLPAGLVALPPSPAPIALQLDIAGAMQIALWSSIFSFMFVDLFDSLGTLLAVCREAGMADDRGEIPALPRMLAADAFATVGGALLGTSTTTAFIESASGVSAGGRTGLTGVFTALFFLLAAFFTPLIAAVPPYATAPALIVVGIFMMRGIGQIDFYNFEEGAPAFLTLLLMPLTYSIATGLAFGFLSTVLLKLFLGKIRQCDPFLVGAAALSLVSLLV